A segment of the Populus alba chromosome 9, ASM523922v2, whole genome shotgun sequence genome:
GTGCCCTCAAGTGCTTTTCTAGTATTGACTACGTTCTCAAAAACTTGTGAAGGTAAAAACATTATCTTGTGCACATTGTTTAAAGACAATAAATCTGATATACTAATTTATATTGGTTTAGGTCAGCAATTTTATACAGCTGTATTGGTTGCCCCTTGCTACTCAAGGAATTTGGTGGATTTTTACCTTGGTCTTTGAAATCATTCTACCGCTAATAAGTTACATTCCACAAGTGTTTGCATTTGTCTAGTTAGATTTTTGCTTTGGTTTAGGCCAAGGAATTTATTGAAGGGGTCGTAGCTTTACAAAAAGTTGAGTCCAAGGCTTACAAGGCCAACGTCTCATCTGTTCACATGAGTATTTATTAACTTTGTAGGAAATCAGCGAGGGCCAAAAGTCACCACCTTCTCAAGCTGGAGTGCCTCCAGTCAGACAAGAAACCAAGGGCACACAGATGAACACCGAATTACCTGATATTAAGCAAGAACTTCCTGTACTTCCAGGCGTGGCAAGGTCACCAGATGACATGGAGACAAGCACCTCAAGAACCCAGAGTTTGGATGTGGAATGCTTCCTTCCCCATCCTGAGCATTctacaaattcaaaatccaGCGATTGCCATAATGCTCCATCGAGATTGGACCCCTACAGCAGATGGGTTAAACGTCTCAAACCAAGTGCTTCAGATTCTTTTGGTTATGGTACTAAAAGTTCAGAAGTTGAAGAAGCATCATCCCGTCGGAAATTTAGTAAGTTGATCAGCAAAATGCCAAGACATAGGAAAAGTATTTCAGAACCAAAGAAAAGCAAGTCTTGTGGTAAAGAGCAGGCGGTGACAGATCAGACTGCAGAGTCACCTAGGAACGCTAAATCCTATTCCACTGACTCGGCAAGGAAAAGTCAAGAAATAACACTCTCTCATGCTTGGGTTCAGAGGTGGTGTCATAAGCCATCTGCATGTCCAAAAAAGAAGCCCAAGGCTGTGGTAGTTTCTGAGCCAGAATGTTCAGTGGCAACACTGGACTTCCAGAACAAGCAGTTTGCTAGCATTGCTGCTATGGCTCTGATGGGGAAGGCCATGAATGGTTTTCGTCCATGTGAATTCAGAAAACGGGGGTCTTCTGTCATCTGGAATACCAGGGGATTCAGAGATGATCTTTCCTGAGAAAATGCTAGGATTGAAGAGCGAGATAGGCAGCCACAGGATGTGCCGGTTATCCTAGCAGTTGACATTAGCGCAACAAGTTGAAATCTTTTTCCATCAATCCTCCTTCAGATCAGTAGACTGGAGATGTAGTCTGTAGAGCCTGAATGTTGCTTTGTTATGTATCGTGCctgaatttgtttatatttcctGCTTTCCACCTATGATCAGATAAGGCATTGTGGATGGATCTTATGTGAGATTTGAAAGAGGCCTTGTTTCATCAATGCAGCCATTTAGGTTGAGAAAGGGGCAACCCAGCCTCTGCTGCTTCCCATTGCAAATCTTTAAGAACTTGGCCCCATTCAAGCATGTCACCTATTGATCCTCCATATGCACTGCAAGCAAACTGGAGTAATGCTGTAATACCTGGAatcagaaactaaaaataaaagatttaaagaaTGGAAGGGATTGTGCTTCGTCAAATGTAGATGCCTAATAATCGTATATCCATGTACAGTTTGAATGCAGAAATATATCAGCAGACCTCACATCAGCTTCGGTTTTCATGTGTACACAAGTTTCGTCTTTgacttttgatattttaatatagtttttgtgGTTAGACATTTATGATATCATTAGGTTGAAAATGGAAGAATAATGCAGTACTAGGTATGAAAGAACAACGAACTGGGTGAGCATTCTTCCTTCCATATTCTCTCGAACAGTAATTCCCATTCCTCTCTGAGCTCTGGTATACAGCTGCATTTTTTAGAGTTCGTCTTCTAAGAGGCATGCAAGTTTTGGTGCACACATCATTTTAGGTTTGCTCTTTATTATGCTGCTTGTATGTCTTGTTACCTGAGAGAATACTGTAAACAGGTTGTGGCTAACATCTGCCATGATTTCTCAAACCCTATTCGTCAAGAGAATGAAAATGTATTTGGTGTAATGAAGCTAGTGAAACAATTTAGATGCCCTGGGACTGCACAATCCCTAAGTCTTACCATTTTGTTCCAGGTGTTTTAAATGTGAGCTATTTTCATTTTTGGTGGCAGCAGAGCACGTTGTTCAGGAAGGTGGATTATACTGAATTGGGGGTGCAGCAAAAAGCCTGTGTCATAATGGATTTGTTGTcctcttcattatatttatctCTTGATTATGCCATGAGCCGGGGGCTAATCATAAAATGCAAGCCTTCCTTTTAGTTGAGTGAACCTTTCCCTCAAGATGTAGCTCTCTTCCAAGTTTTGTTAGAGCAGTTCTGATCCAAAAAACTTGTACACAATTAATACTACTTTGAATGGAGTTGCTCCCTTTGGTTTCCTCTCACATGGAATGAGAACTCAGGAGGGAAAAAACAGTTATactctgaataaaaaaaaaatcgaaattCATTGCTTTATACAAGTCTATAATACTTGGCATGAACATGGGAGAGgtttttgttcatgttttacgtgcaaacaaaaattaaggctAGGGAATTATGTAGCTGTTTTCCTCACTGCCAGTTATGATGTAGCTTTTATAGTAAGCACCATATCTTGCCTGGACTTGAAGCTTGGAATCGAGATAATATCCAATGGCCAAAAGCCGAAAGTGTCAGCATCAGGGAACTCAATGATCACAAATGACAGTTCCATTCTTAACTTGGCAACCTGTCTGTTCTAGAGCAGATTCAAAGAAACCACCTCCATGAATATTCGAATCTATACATGGTGGGGCAAATTGAATGATGACGTCTCTCAATGTCAGCAAACCTGCTGGCTGCTGTGCTTCATTTACTAGAAAGCAAAAACAGCCTTTGGTCTCCGCCAAGTCTTTCATGGCTTGCTTGAGAGTGTTGCTCTTTTTGGTAGTAACTGGCGAGTCCATTTTCGGAAGGAAGTTGTTTCTCAACTGAAGAGCTCCGGCTGCGAATAGCGCCCCCAGGTCCCTTTCACAGGTGCCATCAGAGTTTTCTTTTGCAGTTTCTGTGTGAATGAACTCCTCAGCAGTTAGCCTCCTGCGAGTATTTAAAATACATCACTTTTTGGGGGAAATGAATAATAAAGGTTGAAGAAATGGTCCTCCAAACCTACTTTCTGTCACCAAGTATTTCGTTATTCTCTAACAAAAGATAAACATCACTGTTCCTTATGCAACCGATAACCTTCTTATTTTCACGATTCACCACAGCAACTACGCCAATTCGGCTTTCTCGCAAAATATGAAGAGCTTCTGCCAAGCTTCGATCTCCGTATACAAGATCTACACGCTCTTCGTTTCCAAAACTGTGCAAGGAAAAAGAAGGGTGAACAAGCAGCTTAATGGTTTAAAGCTCCAAACAAAAAATGAGCTGAAACATTAATTATCAAGTATTGTTTTTGGTCAGGTGTACCGAAACTCAGATAAAGCCTTGTCTGCAATGCTATCAAACCATTCTAGCCCACTTGATTGAAGCAACAATTGTATCACTGCATTCTAACAAAAGCATCACAAATTATTTACCAGCATAACAAAAGATCTGAAATGTCATCACAATTACTTATCCTCCTTATTTTCAATCGATCAAAACAAGGTTAGCTTTCAACAACTATAGAACAGCAATGGTAAAATCTCCAAAGATTTGAATCAGATGATGGCACACACAACATTAAGAAAGAACAAGTTGCAGCCAGGTAAGTACCTGTGTTACAAAACCAATACCCTGAAAGTTGGACCTCTCTATGACAGGCACAACTTGCAGCCGGTGGTGGTTGGAGAGAAGCAGCAGAACGTGAAATAGTGTGTCATCCAAGTGTACAGGGAAAAATGGATCCCAAAGGTATGACTTTGCTAACTCCCCAACCTGATAAGACAGAACAAAACATAACCATTTTCTATCCAATTAAACTTAACATAAGCCAAGAACATTAACCATTTGAATGCATCAAAAACTACTGTAAACACCTTGTTAAAGCCTTCATTGTATCATAAGAAAAGGATACCTTGGTTTGTCCAATTTGAGGATTATCTTCAAGCATGGTGAACATGCTACTTTTTCCATTCTCTTCACCGTCAGTCCCTCTGGTTTGCATAAGAGCCTTTTCACATTCCTTTAAATTTGAAGAACAATTAATACGGACATTAAGTGAAAAAACTGTAAAATTTGCATTTGTTCAGATGGTGAAGGTCTCAAGCTATACCTCAAGAGCCCAGAGAATCATGCCAGCTAAATTTATGTACCCCACATACCGATCCGAAAACCTTCCAATAATGGTATCAGGATCTACAACATCAGCTATAGGAGCACCAGACACATTCTTCTCATACAACGAATGTATCGCATCTTTTACTCTATCCTCAATTTTCAATTCCACAACTAAAAAGAGTACACACAACACAGATCATCATACattcaatttaaaactaatatcaAAACTAACCATATTGAGAGGGAGCAGAAGATATCGAATACCAGGAGAACTTTTTATGCCAGGGATAGAACTAATGGGGATGTGATCAAGAAACATTTGAAGGGCACTGCCAGAATCAATTTGGTGGTGTTTTTGATCAGCCATGAAGTTGGAAACTAGATTCTCCTTTTTATCCACCAAGCTAAAACCTTCTGGCTCCTTCATTACATCCTCCAATTTCTTGAAGTCCATCATCTTTGATTCTTGCATTGTTAGATTGATTTCACCTTCTGTTTTCCCTCTGTCAATGcttctgtttctgtttctaCATCTTTATGTTCCATGCATATTTAACACGTTGCATTGAAAAGAAGCTCCCAGGTGTCACTGAAGGAAATTCTTGCAACCCCTGAATTGCCACATAGCAACTCAAGGACTCGGTATTTAAGGGGTTCATGACCACACTGTTCGAGGGCAAAACACGACAACAACATTGTTTGGTGTGGCATAATGTTAGATTGATTTACCCTAAGGGTTGTAAATCTCTTTCTACTGTGAATATAAACATGAAGAAGGTGCatcaattatcatttttttttaacataccaACGTAGTCTGAGTGTAAAATTATCTATTTAAGATGAGTTAGAGAGACTTAATTTCGTTATGTAAAAGTTTAAGCTTTAATTTATATGTAgatgatgtaaaaaaaacaacaagaagatgGCAGCAgcctcttttaatttgttgtggaAGCACAGAAAAGATCCAACATTGCACTTCATTGCTACACTATCTTCCATGAGATCTAATGTCTAAGCTATTCAAATATAGATGGTAAATGTAAGTTTTATTGCAAGCATTTCAAAGGCTCATTTTATTATATCTgacaaaatacaatttttttatattccctTATAAATACAAGCACCAAGTTGACCCAAAGCAGCTATCTAGTTAGCTCTTTGATTTCTTTAGGAACTTATATCAGATCGTAACTTGGGCTCTATTTTTACAAGCAAGGAGGGATCTTGCAATTTACGTAGGATAAAGTAGGTGCAGCTTGCTTGCTTCTTCTTTCGTGTCCAGAATGCTGCATCGGATTCTTAACAGGCACTCAAAAGTGCTTCAAAATGTTCGTCTCAACACCTTCTTGAAATCAAGTCCTTGATAAATAGTTGAGATCCATCATCTATTTAGATAACTGTGCCATCCTCTATTGTTGCCTTCTCCGATATGATGGTGATTCCAGACCGAATATAGAATCCTTCTTCTTCCCTATCTGCTTCTTGCACACCCTGCAAAACCAAAGCATTGAGATATATGCGTGCAGAAATTTTTACGAGAGTCTTATTGAGGACTACATATAAGGGCATGGTTCGCAGAGAGGTTACTTACGTCTTTATTCATGATGATAACATCTTTCCCTATCTTCGCATTTTTGTCAATTATACAATTCCTACAGAGAAAAACCATTAACTTTTTGTCAGAAATCACCATTTCTATACCCTTGCAGTCTTattaaagaagtaaaaaaaaaggagggggaaGAAGATGGCATCCATATATTTCGTTTTAAGATCATTTTACTTTCGAATACTGGGGTCCAGTACCTGATTTTTGTGTTCCTTCCTACACCAATTGGGACTTCACCCTCTGCCAGAAGAGaggcaatttcaacttcagTTTGGTAGCAGTCTGCCCCAAGCATCACGGTATCCTGAAGACGAACAAAAGAGAGTAATTATTACTCGCTCACGTatccagaaaagaaaatataaagaatggAGAAAACGCCGATGGGTCACCTTTAACTCAACACCATAATCTAAACGTGAGCGTTCGCCGACCACAGAGTGTTGGACAGTGCATTCTCTCAAGAAACATCCATGGGAGATTATTGCATTGACAATCTGAAAAATCCGACTAAAACATCAGAAGGGATGTAATTCATTAAATCCACAAAATGGATCCCAAAGTATACCAGCATACCCGGcatttgtcaaatttggtcgGTGGTGAGGATCGAGGAGATGTGTAGAAGGGTGTCTTTGGGTCATAAAACTCAAACTTCGGAGGCTGCAGAAATATATAGTCCATGAAAAACATGATTCTTGTCTCAGTGAAAAGAAATTCAAAC
Coding sequences within it:
- the LOC118058914 gene encoding SNF1-related protein kinase regulatory subunit gamma-1 produces the protein MILWALEECEKALMQTRGTDGEENGKSSMFTMLEDNPQIGQTKVGELAKSYLWDPFFPVHLDDTLFHVLLLLSNHHRLQVVPVIERSNFQGIGFVTQNAVIQLLLQSSGLEWFDSIADKALSEFRFGNEERVDLVYGDRSLAEALHILRESRIGVVAVVNRENKKVIGCIRNSDVYLLLENNEILGDRKRLTAEEFIHTETAKENSDGTCERDLGALFAAGALQLRNNFLPKMDSPVTTKKSNTLKQAMKDLAETKGCFCFLVNEAQQPAGITALLQFACSAYGGSIGDMLEWGQVLKDLQWEAAEAGLPLSQPKWLH